Proteins from one Flavobacteriales bacterium genomic window:
- a CDS encoding ATP-binding cassette domain-containing protein, with translation MNRLDARFLIDYPGFRFDVTCTVPLEGTIAVFGSSGSGKTTLLRCIAGLTRAPSGFLQFDQEVWQDDARGIFLPVERRHVGVVFQEARLFPHLTVTQNLKYGMKRSHPSRVSCWTLSRSFSAGCHTCRAVSSNVWQ, from the coding sequence ATGAATAGACTCGACGCACGATTCCTCATCGACTATCCCGGGTTTCGTTTTGACGTGACTTGCACGGTCCCGCTTGAAGGGACGATAGCGGTATTTGGGTCGTCCGGGAGCGGCAAGACCACGCTGTTGAGGTGCATAGCCGGTTTAACCCGCGCGCCTTCGGGGTTTCTTCAGTTCGACCAGGAGGTTTGGCAAGACGACGCTCGTGGGATTTTTCTTCCGGTCGAACGCCGGCACGTCGGGGTCGTTTTTCAGGAAGCGCGCCTGTTTCCGCATCTCACCGTCACGCAAAACCTCAAGTACGGAATGAAACGCAGCCATCCCTCCCGAGTGAGTTGTTGGACCTTGAGCCGCTCTTTCAGCGCCGGGTGCCACACTTGTCGGGCGGTGAGCAGCAACGTGTGGCAATAG